The following proteins come from a genomic window of Candidatus Poribacteria bacterium:
- a CDS encoding SMP-30/gluconolactonase/LRE family protein, which translates to MSTPSERKWDGAIVRYPDPAIEILDPRFKKYTIGNSVVERLWTGSRWAEGPAWFGDGGYLLWSDIPNNRILKWEESTGDVSTYRKPSNYSNGHTRDRQGRLVSCEHGARRVTRTEYDGTITVLMDSFEGKPLNAPNDVAIHPDGHVWFTDPGYGIMLNYEGHVAEFGLPTCVYRLNPDTGEATVVTDALEKPNGICFSPDHEKLYLVDTGVTHSEDTPRHLFVYDVIDGERLGKQEVFCDTAPGIADGIRCDVDGNLWASAGWAGDGYDGVHVYASDGTRIGQIHLPEICANLCFGGVKRNRLFMMGSQSLYSVYVEAQGVPYF; encoded by the coding sequence ATGAGCACACCATCAGAAAGAAAGTGGGACGGGGCGATTGTCCGGTATCCCGATCCGGCAATTGAGATATTAGACCCTCGTTTTAAAAAATATACAATCGGTAATTCTGTTGTTGAACGATTGTGGACAGGGTCGCGCTGGGCAGAGGGACCTGCTTGGTTCGGTGATGGCGGCTATCTGCTTTGGAGTGATATTCCGAACAATCGGATTCTGAAATGGGAGGAATCTACGGGGGACGTAAGCACTTATCGCAAACCGTCGAACTATAGCAACGGACACACACGCGACAGGCAAGGACGGCTCGTTAGTTGTGAACACGGTGCGCGACGTGTTACACGCACAGAATATGATGGCACGATTACTGTGCTGATGGATAGTTTCGAGGGTAAACCGCTCAACGCCCCGAACGATGTGGCGATCCATCCCGATGGACATGTCTGGTTTACGGATCCGGGTTACGGTATTATGCTTAACTATGAAGGGCATGTCGCTGAGTTTGGGTTGCCGACTTGCGTTTATCGACTCAATCCAGATACAGGTGAAGCGACCGTTGTAACCGACGCACTCGAAAAACCGAACGGTATCTGCTTTTCACCTGACCATGAGAAACTTTATCTCGTTGATACTGGGGTTACGCATAGTGAGGATACCCCACGGCATCTTTTCGTCTACGACGTAATAGATGGTGAGCGGTTAGGCAAACAAGAAGTCTTTTGTGATACGGCACCGGGTATTGCTGACGGAATTCGGTGTGATGTTGACGGAAACCTCTGGGCAAGTGCGGGATGGGCTGGCGATGGCTACGATGGTGTACATGTCTATGCGTCCGATGGGACACGCATCGGGCAGATCCATCTCCCTGAAATTTGCGCCAATCTCTGCTTCGGGGGTGTGAAACGGAATCGCCTGTTTATGATGGGTAGCCAGTCTCTCTACTCGGTTTATGTAGAGGCGCAAGGGGTTCCCTACTTTTAG
- a CDS encoding transposase — MLLTYKYRIYPTQEQEFWLFYVLEHLRQLHNSARLNRIRAYEEGRFVSYQEQSKILTEARNRHADFKEIPQDFQNHALRRVDKAFANFQRRLKQGFNKPGFPRYRRRIRSLTFSLRKRKDKHENRVRENPIIETDTRLDRLKIPKLGEVKIRMSRPLIGDPKEVSIVKKASGWYAHISCDIGDIPKVEPTDAIAVDMGTTQYLTTSEGEPIANPKWYRNAEGLTKKHNKDLSRKQLGSKRWQKQKHKLARHHEHITNKRKDFIGKLVYKLFHHYNNNVLVSEDLQVSNMIKNKHLSKSISDASWATFFEWCASIAERDGLHYHKVNPRNTSQICSSCGVKSPKQLSLAVRTFRCANCDKAIDRDHNAARNILYRAAEALRGERWVTDL, encoded by the coding sequence ATGTTACTTACATACAAATATAGGATTTATCCGACTCAGGAACAAGAGTTTTGGTTGTTTTATGTTCTGGAACATTTGCGTCAACTCCATAACTCCGCACGTTTGAATCGTATTCGTGCCTATGAAGAAGGCAGATTTGTTTCTTATCAGGAACAATCTAAAATCCTTACCGAAGCCCGAAACAGACACGCTGATTTTAAGGAAATCCCACAAGATTTTCAGAATCATGCTTTACGTAGAGTTGACAAAGCATTTGCGAACTTCCAAAGGCGATTGAAACAAGGTTTTAACAAGCCTGGGTTTCCAAGATACAGACGACGTATTCGTTCGCTCACTTTTAGTTTGCGTAAACGAAAAGATAAACATGAAAATAGAGTTAGAGAGAATCCTATAATAGAAACCGACACACGCCTTGATAGGTTAAAAATCCCGAAGTTAGGTGAAGTTAAAATACGCATGTCAAGACCTCTAATAGGCGATCCGAAAGAAGTTAGCATCGTCAAGAAAGCCAGTGGTTGGTATGCTCATATTTCTTGTGATATTGGGGATATCCCCAAAGTTGAACCGACGGATGCTATAGCAGTGGATATGGGGACGACTCAGTATCTGACGACTTCCGAAGGCGAACCCATTGCGAATCCAAAATGGTATAGAAATGCCGAAGGCCTTACGAAAAAACACAATAAAGACTTGTCGCGTAAGCAACTTGGCAGTAAACGTTGGCAGAAACAGAAACACAAACTCGCCAGACACCACGAACACATAACGAACAAACGCAAAGATTTTATCGGTAAATTAGTCTACAAGTTGTTTCACCACTACAATAACAATGTATTAGTATCCGAAGACTTACAAGTCTCGAATATGATTAAAAATAAACACCTCAGCAAGAGCATCAGTGATGCGTCTTGGGCTACCTTCTTTGAATGGTGTGCGAGCATAGCCGAAAGAGACGGCTTGCACTACCATAAAGTGAATCCGAGAAACACGTCCCAAATCTGTTCTTCTTGTGGTGTAAAGTCGCCAAAGCAACTCTCTCTGGCTGTACGAACATTTAGGTGTGCAAACTGTGATAAAGCTATAGACCGAGATCACAATGCGGCACGAAACATACTTTATAGGGCTGCCGAAGCCCTTCGTGGAGAGCGTTGGGTTACCGACCTCTGA